Proteins co-encoded in one Ruegeria sp. YS9 genomic window:
- a CDS encoding TIGR02302 family protein produces the protein MVAEQVLRAFWPAFSIVLVLLAALMLGLQDIVSVEIVWAVGALSLGLFLTAAVLGLRVLKLPSRADVLVRLDETLPGRPIQALMDDQAIGAADRDSVALWQAHKARMAQRVATAEAVKPDLRLASRDPYALRYAALLAFVVALVFGSLWRVGSVADMAPGTAAAGQGPTWEGWVEPPRYTGLPTLYLADQTDAELSVPKGSRVTLRLYGEVGAHSLTENSSALGAEAATDPEQEFVAERSGQLRIDGPTGREWAVEIIDDTAPQIAVAGSAEAEAGGQMKLPFVAGDDYGVVSGSARIELDLAAVDRRYGLAAEPEPREAIEIELPMPITGDRADFAEDLIEDFSQHAWAHLPVRITLMAADAADQQSSSEPYVTDLPARRFFDPLAAAVIEQRRDLLWSRSNAPRIAQMLRAVSHLPEDLFRSDTAYLRLRVVLRRLETFDQYGLKPEQQAEIAQALWDLAVLIEDGTLADALERMRRAQERLTEAMQNGASDEEIAELMQELRDATQDYLQQLQRLAQPNGEDGERQQGQNGESLQMTQDDLQRMMDRIQELMEQGRMAEAQQALEEFQQMMENMRVTQGQGQGQQSEGQQAMEGLAETLREQQGLSDQAFRDLQEQFNPGAQSGESQGNEGRNGGQGRGQSHEGQGGQGEGSDQAGEGQQGQGSLADRQQALRDELNRQQQGLPGAGTPEGDAAREALDRAGRAMDEAEQALRGDDLAEAIDRQSEAMEALREGMRSLGEAMAQNQQNQPGQGTQDGDMQANNRDPLGRNPGAAGSISTDENLLQGEDVYRRARELLDEIRRRTGESDRPQIELEYLKRLLERF, from the coding sequence ATGGTGGCAGAACAGGTGTTGCGCGCGTTCTGGCCGGCGTTCTCGATCGTACTTGTTCTGCTTGCGGCGTTGATGCTGGGGCTTCAAGATATTGTTTCCGTGGAAATTGTCTGGGCAGTTGGCGCGCTGTCCCTGGGGTTGTTTTTGACGGCTGCGGTGCTTGGCCTGAGGGTTCTCAAGTTGCCTTCGCGCGCCGACGTTTTGGTGCGGCTGGATGAGACCTTGCCGGGACGCCCAATTCAGGCCTTGATGGATGATCAGGCCATCGGTGCGGCCGATCGGGATTCCGTGGCGCTATGGCAAGCCCACAAAGCCCGGATGGCGCAACGGGTCGCAACGGCCGAGGCCGTGAAGCCAGATCTTCGGCTGGCATCGCGAGATCCTTATGCGCTGCGCTACGCGGCATTGCTGGCTTTTGTCGTAGCGCTGGTTTTCGGCTCTTTGTGGCGCGTGGGGTCGGTGGCGGACATGGCCCCGGGCACTGCCGCCGCCGGGCAGGGGCCAACGTGGGAAGGATGGGTCGAACCCCCGCGCTATACGGGCCTTCCAACGCTGTATCTAGCGGATCAAACGGATGCAGAGCTTTCCGTTCCCAAGGGCAGCCGCGTTACCTTGCGGCTTTATGGTGAGGTTGGTGCACATAGCCTGACGGAAAACAGCTCGGCCCTGGGCGCCGAAGCTGCGACCGACCCCGAGCAGGAGTTCGTGGCAGAACGCTCTGGCCAGTTGCGCATCGACGGGCCCACGGGGCGCGAATGGGCCGTTGAGATCATTGACGACACGGCACCACAGATAGCCGTGGCCGGATCGGCCGAGGCCGAGGCGGGCGGGCAGATGAAACTGCCATTCGTCGCAGGAGATGACTATGGCGTCGTTTCAGGCTCAGCCCGGATCGAACTGGATCTGGCTGCCGTTGACCGCCGCTATGGCCTTGCGGCAGAGCCCGAACCACGCGAAGCGATCGAGATTGAACTACCGATGCCGATCACGGGCGACCGGGCGGATTTTGCCGAAGATCTGATCGAGGACTTCTCGCAACACGCCTGGGCACACTTGCCGGTCCGGATCACTTTGATGGCAGCGGATGCGGCGGATCAGCAATCTTCCTCCGAACCTTATGTGACCGACCTTCCGGCCCGTCGGTTCTTTGATCCGCTTGCCGCGGCGGTGATCGAACAACGGCGCGATCTGCTCTGGTCGCGGTCCAATGCGCCTCGGATCGCGCAAATGCTGCGGGCTGTGTCTCATCTGCCGGAGGACCTGTTTCGTTCGGACACTGCCTATTTGCGTCTGAGGGTCGTGCTGCGGCGGCTTGAGACCTTTGATCAATACGGGCTGAAACCTGAACAGCAGGCAGAGATCGCCCAGGCCCTCTGGGATCTTGCGGTGTTGATCGAAGACGGCACGCTGGCGGATGCGCTGGAACGGATGCGCCGCGCGCAGGAACGTCTGACCGAAGCGATGCAGAACGGGGCCAGCGACGAAGAAATCGCGGAATTGATGCAGGAATTGCGTGACGCGACGCAGGATTACCTCCAGCAGTTGCAGCGGCTGGCGCAGCCAAACGGCGAAGATGGCGAGCGGCAGCAGGGCCAGAACGGCGAGTCCCTGCAAATGACGCAGGATGATCTGCAACGCATGATGGACCGCATTCAGGAACTCATGGAACAGGGCCGCATGGCCGAAGCCCAGCAGGCGCTGGAAGAGTTCCAGCAGATGATGGAAAACATGCGTGTGACTCAGGGCCAGGGTCAGGGCCAGCAGTCCGAAGGTCAGCAGGCCATGGAAGGTCTTGCGGAAACTCTGCGCGAACAACAAGGTCTGAGCGATCAAGCCTTCCGGGATTTGCAGGAACAGTTCAACCCGGGCGCTCAATCCGGTGAAAGCCAGGGCAATGAGGGGCGCAATGGCGGGCAAGGCCGGGGGCAAAGCCACGAAGGCCAGGGCGGTCAGGGGGAAGGCTCGGATCAGGCTGGCGAAGGCCAGCAGGGTCAAGGCTCACTTGCGGATCGGCAGCAGGCGCTGAGAGATGAGCTGAACCGTCAGCAACAGGGGTTGCCCGGTGCCGGCACGCCCGAAGGCGACGCCGCGCGCGAGGCGCTTGATCGGGCCGGGCGTGCCATGGACGAGGCGGAACAGGCCCTGCGTGGGGATGATCTGGCCGAAGCCATCGACCGGCAATCCGAGGCCATGGAAGCCCTGCGCGAAGGGATGCGTTCGCTGGGTGAGGCGATGGCGCAGAACCAGCAGAACCAGCCGGGTCAGGGAACGCAGGATGGCGACATGCAAGCCAACAACCGCGATCCGCTGGGCCGAAACCCGGGTGCCGCCGGTTCGATTTCAACGGATGAGAACCTGCTGCAAGGCGAAGACGTGTACCGCCGGGCGCGGGAACTGCTGGATGAAATCCGACGCAGAACCGGGGAATCGGACCGCCCCCAGATCGAGCTGGAATACCTGAAGCGTTTGTTGGAGCGGTTCTAG
- a CDS encoding sterol desaturase family protein has product MTDQISFPDAVQWAVPFFIAAILAEFLWIAVKGKGGRYETRDAVTSLIMGAGNIASGFLLGFIAYAFFMWLWQITPMNLGTSIPVIILCFVLDDLRYYWVHRFGHRIRWVWASHVNHHSSQHYNLTTALRQTWTYTFTFMMVVRAPLILLGFHPAMVLFVGGLNLIYQFWIHTEAIGKMPRWFEAVMNTPSHHRAHHGRNARYLDCNYAGVFIIWDKLFGTFVPEQEDDRVDYGLVHNIGTFNPLRVAFHEWVAIWRDATQPGLTLKQRLAYCFAPPGYSHDGSRDNSEQIKAKHLARHPEDRGTPGFEHLDKKLPSGQAEQA; this is encoded by the coding sequence ATGACAGACCAAATTAGTTTTCCCGATGCGGTACAATGGGCCGTTCCTTTTTTCATCGCAGCAATTCTGGCCGAGTTTCTGTGGATCGCAGTCAAAGGCAAAGGCGGGCGCTATGAAACACGCGATGCGGTGACCTCTTTGATCATGGGCGCCGGAAACATCGCGTCGGGCTTTTTGCTGGGCTTTATCGCCTATGCGTTTTTCATGTGGCTGTGGCAAATCACGCCGATGAACCTGGGCACGTCAATTCCGGTTATCATCCTGTGCTTTGTCCTGGATGATCTGCGGTATTACTGGGTCCATCGCTTTGGCCATCGCATCCGCTGGGTCTGGGCCAGTCACGTAAACCATCACAGCTCACAGCACTACAACCTGACGACCGCGCTGCGGCAGACCTGGACCTATACGTTCACTTTCATGATGGTCGTCCGCGCTCCACTGATCCTGCTTGGGTTCCATCCGGCAATGGTTTTGTTCGTCGGCGGCCTCAATCTGATCTATCAGTTCTGGATTCACACCGAAGCCATCGGCAAGATGCCCCGCTGGTTCGAGGCGGTAATGAACACGCCCAGTCACCACCGCGCCCATCACGGCCGCAACGCGCGCTATCTGGATTGCAATTATGCCGGGGTGTTCATCATCTGGGACAAGCTGTTCGGCACCTTCGTCCCCGAGCAGGAGGACGACCGGGTGGACTATGGTCTGGTGCACAATATCGGCACCTTCAATCCCCTGCGGGTGGCCTTTCACGAATGGGTGGCCATCTGGCGCGACGCGACCCAGCCGGGCCTGACCCTGAAACAGCGGCTGGCCTACTGCTTTGCCCCACCGGGGTACAGCCACGATGGCAGCCGGGATAATTCGGAACAGATCAAGGCCAAGCATCTGGCGCGCCATCCGGAAGATCGCGGAACGCCAGGTTTTGAGCATCTGGACAAAAAACTGCCCAGCGGACAAGCAGAACAGGCCTGA
- the lysA gene encoding diaminopimelate decarboxylase: MDHFLYRDGALFAEDVPVSEIAAAVGTPFYVYSTATLLRHFQLFDDALDGTDHLVCYAMKAASNQAILKTLAQAGAGMDVVSGGEYLRAKAAGVPGEKIVFSGVGKTADEIRTALTGGIRQFNVESEPEMEVINAVALELGVVAPITVRVNPDVDAKTHAKIATGKSENKFGIPISRASEVYAHAASLPGLEVIGIDVHIGSQLTELEPFELAYTKVAELTEQLRAEGHNIRRLDLGGGLGIPYTRSNDAPPLPVEYGALIKKTLGHLGCEIEIEPGRLIAGNAGLMVSKVIYVKSGEGRDFLIVDGAMNDLIRPAMYEAHHDIVAVQEPVAGVEQQAYDIVGPVCESGDTFAKQRNMPPLKSGDLIAFRSAGAYGAVMASEYNTRPLIPEVLVNGDQFAVIRERPSFDEIINRDTIPSWL; this comes from the coding sequence ATGGATCATTTTCTCTACCGCGACGGCGCGCTTTTCGCCGAGGATGTCCCTGTCTCCGAAATCGCTGCTGCGGTCGGAACGCCGTTCTATGTCTATTCCACCGCAACCTTGCTGCGGCATTTCCAGCTGTTCGACGATGCGCTTGACGGCACGGACCACCTTGTGTGCTACGCGATGAAAGCGGCCAGCAATCAGGCGATCCTGAAGACTCTGGCACAGGCGGGCGCGGGGATGGACGTGGTCTCGGGCGGGGAATACCTGCGCGCCAAGGCGGCGGGCGTTCCGGGCGAAAAGATCGTGTTCTCTGGCGTGGGCAAAACGGCGGATGAGATTCGTACCGCGCTGACCGGAGGCATCCGTCAGTTCAACGTCGAATCCGAGCCCGAGATGGAAGTGATCAACGCCGTTGCACTGGAATTGGGTGTGGTTGCTCCGATCACGGTCCGGGTGAATCCGGATGTGGATGCCAAGACCCATGCCAAGATTGCGACCGGCAAGTCCGAGAACAAATTTGGAATACCGATTTCCCGCGCGTCAGAGGTCTATGCCCACGCCGCCAGCCTGCCAGGTTTGGAAGTGATCGGTATCGACGTCCATATCGGCTCGCAGCTGACCGAACTGGAGCCGTTCGAGCTGGCCTATACGAAAGTGGCCGAACTGACTGAACAGTTGCGGGCTGAAGGCCACAACATCCGCCGTCTTGATCTGGGCGGTGGATTGGGCATCCCCTATACCCGCTCGAATGACGCGCCGCCGCTGCCGGTGGAGTATGGCGCGTTGATCAAGAAAACACTGGGCCATCTGGGCTGTGAGATCGAAATCGAACCGGGCCGCCTGATCGCAGGCAATGCGGGGCTGATGGTCAGCAAGGTGATCTATGTGAAGTCGGGCGAAGGCCGCGATTTCCTGATTGTCGACGGGGCCATGAATGACCTGATCCGCCCGGCAATGTACGAAGCGCATCATGATATCGTCGCGGTGCAGGAACCGGTGGCCGGCGTGGAACAGCAGGCCTATGACATCGTCGGCCCGGTTTGCGAATCCGGTGACACATTTGCCAAGCAGCGCAACATGCCGCCGCTGAAATCGGGAGACCTGATCGCCTTCCGCAGCGCGGGTGCCTATGGCGCGGTGATGGCCAGCGAGTACAATACCCGCCCGCTGATCCCCGAGGTTCTGGTCAATGGTGATCAATTTGCAGTCATTCGTGAACGACCAAGCTTTGACGAAATCATAAACCGCGATACCATACCTTCATGGCTTTGA
- a CDS encoding TetR/AcrR family transcriptional regulator, with translation MPKIVDREEMQGRILDAAMACFLDQGYHATKMQDVARQSGLAKGTLYLYFQSKEVLLLALLQRYFDDIRARIRMIPSPQTLDQFMMGLRLTMPADRLAATRLFFDVLGPGFQDPRAAEIIGGFFAWLADHYAAQFEPLIESEEIRDDLSAQSAAQAVTAMLDGLVIHLAIFGVDKDVFETRRDAALSLLEVGLRG, from the coding sequence ATGCCAAAGATCGTCGATCGCGAGGAAATGCAGGGGCGCATTCTGGATGCGGCCATGGCCTGTTTTCTGGACCAGGGTTATCACGCCACCAAGATGCAGGACGTGGCCCGCCAGTCTGGGCTGGCCAAGGGTACGCTGTACCTTTACTTCCAAAGCAAAGAGGTTTTGCTGTTGGCGCTGTTGCAGCGTTATTTCGACGACATCCGTGCGCGTATCCGCATGATCCCTTCCCCGCAGACGCTGGACCAGTTCATGATGGGGCTGCGCCTGACCATGCCCGCAGACCGGTTGGCCGCCACGCGTCTGTTCTTCGACGTTCTGGGGCCCGGATTTCAGGACCCGCGCGCGGCCGAGATCATCGGCGGTTTCTTTGCATGGCTTGCCGACCACTACGCAGCGCAGTTCGAGCCCCTGATCGAATCAGAAGAAATTCGCGACGACCTCAGCGCCCAATCTGCTGCCCAGGCGGTTACGGCAATGCTGGATGGGCTGGTGATCCACCTAGCGATCTTCGGTGTCGATAAAGACGTGTTCGAGACCCGGAGGGATGCTGCGCTGTCGCTGCTGGAGGTCGGCCTGCGGGGATGA
- a CDS encoding cell division ATP-binding protein FtsE, translating into MIELENVSYTYGGGELLSDVSVQLQPGTFHFLTGPSGAGKTTLLKLCYGALLPSSGRLSVFDQDISALDRDQLAVLRRRVGVVHQDCQFLDHMTLAENVALPLMVSGRSETSEQENLTELLSWVGLGSRLEALPPELSGGERQRAALARAVILSPDVVLADEPTGNVDWEMSQRLLRLLIELNRMGKTVLIATHDLSLIRAAKSQVQARVLRISQRKLQLAGADL; encoded by the coding sequence GTGATCGAGCTGGAAAATGTCAGCTACACCTACGGTGGCGGCGAATTGCTGAGTGACGTCTCGGTACAATTGCAGCCGGGTACGTTTCACTTTCTGACCGGGCCTTCCGGGGCGGGCAAGACCACGTTGCTCAAGCTGTGCTATGGTGCCCTGCTTCCGAGCTCAGGGCGGTTGAGCGTGTTTGACCAGGACATTTCAGCCCTTGATCGCGACCAGCTGGCGGTGCTGCGCCGCCGCGTGGGTGTGGTGCATCAGGATTGTCAGTTCCTAGACCATATGACGCTTGCCGAAAACGTTGCGTTGCCGCTGATGGTGTCCGGGCGTTCGGAAACATCCGAGCAGGAAAACCTGACCGAGCTGCTCAGCTGGGTGGGTCTTGGCTCCAGGCTCGAAGCGCTCCCGCCTGAACTGTCCGGCGGCGAACGCCAAAGGGCCGCTCTGGCGCGTGCCGTCATATTGTCGCCTGACGTGGTTTTGGCGGATGAGCCGACGGGCAATGTTGACTGGGAGATGTCGCAACGGCTGCTGCGTCTTCTGATCGAACTGAACAGGATGGGCAAAACCGTCCTGATCGCCACCCATGACCTGAGCCTGATTCGCGCGGCCAAAAGCCAGGTGCAGGCGCGTGTCTTGCGTATTTCGCAGCGCAAGCTGCAACTGGCGGGGGCGGATTTATGA
- a CDS encoding glycine zipper family protein: MLFKERFTLMALPLALITAACSGTGAQHQPVLSAEPGPAFAADLEQCRAVAKSQNLWNPETRSQALIGAGIGALAGIADDSVSNAEGALAGAAVGSAAGAVAGAADMRNTRRDILIECLQQRGHPVVG; encoded by the coding sequence ATGCTTTTCAAGGAACGTTTCACATTGATGGCCTTACCGTTGGCCCTGATCACGGCCGCGTGCAGCGGCACCGGGGCGCAACATCAGCCCGTTCTGTCGGCCGAACCGGGTCCGGCCTTTGCTGCGGATCTGGAACAATGCCGCGCCGTGGCCAAATCCCAGAACCTGTGGAACCCGGAAACCCGGTCCCAGGCCCTTATCGGTGCCGGAATTGGCGCACTGGCCGGGATCGCGGACGACTCGGTCAGCAACGCCGAGGGCGCGTTGGCCGGAGCGGCGGTCGGATCAGCGGCGGGTGCGGTCGCAGGTGCGGCAGATATGCGCAATACACGCCGCGATATCCTGATCGAGTGCCTACAGCAGCGCGGGCACCCGGTGGTTGGCTGA
- a CDS encoding zinc-ribbon domain-containing protein, with translation MRLTCPNCSAQYEVPDEVIPEEGRDVQCSNCDQTWFQAKHPAEAAGAPDEKAETPEKDDASPDVVNAPQDAEPEPVEEAVSEDKPEVDEPAATTGSVDPSVASILKEEAAREAELRAQEGSSLESQPDLGLDTPPEPPEPKVRPKRPSASETAVDAGQKDALPDVEAINSTMRSDESEEAPQPPRKSGGFLRGFALMLIIGVVLYLIYGNAQQISDAVPQADPLLSSYVSLVDQARIWLEAQAGSGAQN, from the coding sequence ATGCGTCTAACATGTCCGAATTGCAGTGCGCAGTACGAGGTTCCTGACGAGGTCATCCCCGAGGAAGGCCGCGATGTACAGTGTTCCAACTGCGATCAGACCTGGTTTCAAGCGAAGCACCCTGCCGAAGCCGCAGGCGCACCGGACGAAAAAGCGGAAACCCCCGAAAAGGATGACGCATCGCCCGACGTGGTTAACGCTCCGCAGGACGCTGAACCGGAACCTGTTGAAGAAGCGGTATCCGAAGACAAGCCAGAAGTTGATGAACCCGCCGCGACCACCGGGAGTGTCGATCCTTCCGTTGCCAGCATTCTGAAAGAAGAAGCTGCCCGCGAAGCGGAATTGCGGGCGCAGGAAGGCAGCAGCCTCGAAAGCCAGCCCGATCTGGGGCTGGATACGCCGCCAGAACCCCCAGAACCCAAGGTGCGCCCCAAGCGGCCTTCGGCTTCGGAAACCGCTGTCGATGCCGGGCAGAAAGACGCGCTGCCGGATGTCGAAGCCATCAATTCGACCATGCGATCAGATGAGTCGGAAGAGGCCCCGCAACCACCCCGCAAATCGGGCGGATTCCTCCGCGGCTTTGCGTTGATGCTGATTATCGGCGTGGTTCTGTATCTGATCTATGGAAATGCCCAACAGATCAGCGACGCAGTCCCTCAGGCCGACCCGTTGCTGAGCTCATATGTGTCGCTTGTGGATCAGGCGCGTATCTGGCTTGAGGCACAGGCTGGATCCGGTGCCCAGAACTGA
- the argH gene encoding argininosuccinate lyase: protein MTDQSSNQMWGGRFAAGPDAIMEAINASIGFDQRMAAQDIAGSRAHAAMLAATGVISDSDAEAIREGLLTVLSEIQNGEFQFSTALEDIHMNVEARLKEIIGEPAGRLHTGRSRNDQVATDFKLWVRDQLDAAESGLLALIRALLAQAEAGADWVMPGFTHLQTAQPVTWGHHMMAYVEMFGRDLSRVRDARARMNESPLGAAALAGTSFPIDRHMTAQALGFDRPAANSLDAVSDRDFALEFLSTASICAVHLSRFAEELVIWSSAQFRFVTLSDRFSTGSSIMPQKKNPDAAELIRAKVGRIFGANTALMMVMKGLPLAYSKDMQEDKEQVFDAADNWMLALAAMEGMVKDMTANRDSLAAAAGSGFSTATDLADWLVRVLGLPFRDAHHVTGSLVAMAEKKGCDLPDLTLDDMRAVHPEITNDVYSVLGVENSVNSRQSYGGTAPDQVRAQVERWKAML, encoded by the coding sequence ATGACCGATCAATCCTCGAACCAGATGTGGGGCGGCCGCTTTGCCGCCGGTCCAGACGCGATCATGGAGGCGATCAACGCCTCGATCGGGTTCGATCAGCGGATGGCAGCCCAGGACATCGCAGGCTCGCGCGCCCATGCGGCCATGCTGGCTGCCACAGGCGTCATAAGTGATAGTGACGCCGAAGCCATTCGGGAAGGGCTGCTCACCGTTTTGTCAGAAATCCAGAACGGAGAGTTCCAGTTTTCGACTGCGCTGGAAGACATCCACATGAATGTCGAGGCACGCCTGAAAGAGATCATCGGCGAGCCCGCAGGCCGTTTGCACACAGGGCGTTCGCGCAATGATCAGGTTGCAACGGATTTCAAGCTGTGGGTCCGCGATCAGCTGGACGCGGCTGAATCCGGCCTGTTGGCCCTGATCCGCGCGCTTTTGGCGCAGGCCGAGGCCGGGGCCGATTGGGTCATGCCGGGCTTTACCCACCTGCAAACGGCGCAGCCGGTGACATGGGGCCATCACATGATGGCCTATGTCGAGATGTTCGGCCGTGATCTGTCCCGCGTTCGTGACGCCCGCGCCCGGATGAACGAATCCCCACTGGGTGCGGCGGCGCTGGCTGGCACGTCCTTTCCGATCGACCGTCATATGACGGCCCAGGCGCTGGGCTTTGACCGGCCCGCTGCCAACTCGCTGGACGCCGTCAGCGACCGGGATTTCGCGCTGGAGTTCCTGTCGACCGCCTCGATCTGCGCCGTCCACCTGTCGCGCTTTGCCGAAGAACTGGTGATCTGGTCCTCGGCGCAGTTCCGCTTTGTTACACTGTCAGATCGGTTCTCGACCGGCTCGTCGATCATGCCGCAGAAGAAAAACCCCGACGCGGCCGAGCTGATCCGCGCCAAGGTGGGCCGGATCTTTGGCGCCAACACTGCGCTGATGATGGTGATGAAGGGCCTGCCGCTGGCCTATTCCAAGGACATGCAGGAAGACAAGGAACAGGTCTTTGATGCCGCCGACAACTGGATGCTGGCGCTGGCGGCGATGGAAGGCATGGTCAAGGACATGACCGCCAACCGCGACAGCCTGGCCGCTGCCGCCGGCTCGGGTTTCTCGACTGCAACCGATCTTGCCGACTGGCTGGTGCGCGTGCTGGGCCTGCCATTCCGCGATGCGCATCATGTTACCGGATCGCTGGTGGCCATGGCCGAGAAGAAGGGCTGCGACCTGCCGGATCTGACGCTGGATGACATGCGGGCGGTCCATCCCGAGATCACAAATGACGTCTACTCTGTCCTTGGTGTCGAAAACTCTGTAAACTCACGCCAGTCCTATGGTGGCACGGCCCCGGATCAGGTGCGTGCTCAGGTTGAACGATGGAAGGCAATGTTGTGA
- a CDS encoding TlpA disulfide reductase family protein — MRLFRLIPLYMALALGANAALATDAETLAPLREDSLKRLILHKEPKPAKSIEFQLEDDGGVGTLADYEGKYVLLNFWATWCAPCRKEMPQIAELQEEFGGDKFQVLTLATGRNSPAGIKKFFEENGIANLPRHQDPSSAAAREFGVIALPITVILNPEGQEIARLIGDAEWNSDSAKAIISTLVGAES, encoded by the coding sequence ATGCGCCTATTTCGTCTGATCCCCCTTTATATGGCCCTTGCGCTGGGTGCAAATGCCGCCTTGGCGACCGATGCCGAGACGCTGGCCCCTCTGCGGGAAGACAGCCTGAAACGTCTGATCCTGCACAAGGAACCGAAACCCGCCAAATCAATCGAATTCCAGCTGGAAGATGACGGCGGCGTCGGCACGCTTGCCGATTATGAGGGCAAATATGTGCTGCTGAATTTCTGGGCCACCTGGTGTGCGCCTTGTCGCAAAGAGATGCCTCAGATCGCTGAGCTTCAGGAAGAGTTCGGCGGCGACAAGTTTCAGGTTCTGACACTGGCCACGGGCCGCAACTCGCCTGCCGGCATCAAAAAGTTCTTTGAAGAGAACGGCATCGCCAACCTGCCCCGTCACCAGGACCCCAGCTCGGCCGCTGCCCGTGAGTTCGGCGTCATCGCCTTGCCGATCACGGTCATCCTGAACCCCGAAGGGCAGGAAATCGCCCGGCTGATCGGCGACGCCGAATGGAACTCGGACAGTGCGAAGGCGATCATTTCGACGCTTGTTGGCGCTGAAAGTTAA
- a CDS encoding EAL domain-containing protein, whose product MGNKKLAHLPEGSDSPLNAAVSTRDRSVVQMATDAVKHKQCKLAFQPVIQAHAPYSVAFYEGFIRVLDETGRVIPAREFMPQVENTPIGRELDCVALELGLRTLAKNPEIRLSINMSARSIGYSNWSRILDRFLKRDAGLGERLILEISESSAMQVPELVVDFMDRLQDRGIAFALDDFGASNFSFRHFREFLFDAAKIDGQFVRGISTDPDNQTLVRALIAVAREFEILVTAESVETQEDAAFLVASGVDCLQGFLYGAPSVAEPWKQENKSKTGS is encoded by the coding sequence ATGGGAAACAAAAAACTGGCACATCTGCCTGAAGGGTCGGACAGCCCGTTGAATGCGGCAGTTTCGACACGGGATCGTTCGGTTGTGCAAATGGCAACCGATGCCGTGAAGCATAAGCAATGCAAACTGGCCTTTCAGCCGGTGATACAGGCGCACGCCCCGTACAGTGTCGCGTTTTACGAAGGGTTCATTCGGGTTCTGGACGAAACCGGCCGCGTCATCCCGGCCCGCGAATTCATGCCTCAGGTCGAAAACACGCCTATCGGCCGCGAACTCGACTGCGTGGCGCTGGAGCTTGGGCTGCGTACCTTGGCGAAGAACCCGGAAATACGCCTGTCGATCAACATGTCAGCCCGCTCGATCGGTTATTCCAACTGGTCGAGAATACTGGACAGGTTTCTGAAACGAGATGCCGGCTTGGGCGAACGGTTGATCCTCGAAATCTCCGAAAGCTCGGCCATGCAGGTACCTGAGCTGGTTGTCGATTTCATGGACCGATTGCAGGATCGTGGCATCGCCTTTGCGCTGGATGACTTTGGTGCCAGCAACTTCAGCTTCCGCCATTTTCGCGAGTTTCTGTTCGACGCAGCCAAAATCGATGGACAGTTCGTGCGGGGCATCAGCACCGACCCCGACAACCAGACATTGGTGCGGGCGCTGATCGCGGTGGCCCGTGAATTCGAAATTCTGGTCACGGCCGAATCGGTTGAAACGCAGGAGGATGCAGCGTTTTTGGTGGCAAGTGGCGTGGATTGCCTGCAAGGATTCTTGTATGGCGCACCCAGCGTCGCGGAACCCTGGAAACAGGAAAACAAATCAAAAACAGGAAGTTGA